The following coding sequences are from one Vicinamibacteria bacterium window:
- the thyA gene encoding thymidylate synthase, with protein sequence MKVYLDTVREVLETGTRKENRTGVDTISTFNINYEVDLAGGFPLLTTKAISWKNIVIENLWFLSGVPDIGLLRRHGCKFWDPWVDESDRVPSAYGNLWRHFPVHENGEATFNDQIAWVLKELKRHPMSRRLVVSAWAPGNAQTSALPPCHCLFVLNVQNDSGGTPRLNLHLTQRSCDVALGIPYNIAGYSLLLELFSHFVGLRPGLFGHTLIDAHIYTAKPDGSMSEYDHVPGLREQLTRAPRTLPRLRISPDLRSLDDIEALLSEDTETVLSAFELLGYEPHPAIPFKVAV encoded by the coding sequence ATGAAGGTCTACCTCGACACCGTCCGAGAGGTCCTCGAGACGGGAACACGAAAGGAGAACCGCACCGGGGTCGACACGATCTCCACCTTCAACATCAACTACGAGGTCGATCTGGCGGGCGGCTTTCCCCTTCTCACCACGAAGGCTATTTCCTGGAAGAACATCGTCATCGAGAACCTCTGGTTCCTCTCGGGTGTCCCCGACATCGGGCTGCTGCGTCGGCACGGCTGCAAGTTCTGGGATCCCTGGGTGGACGAGTCGGATCGCGTTCCAAGCGCCTACGGAAATCTCTGGCGACACTTCCCCGTCCACGAGAATGGAGAAGCGACTTTCAACGACCAGATCGCCTGGGTGCTGAAAGAGCTGAAACGCCACCCGATGTCGCGTCGTCTCGTCGTGAGTGCCTGGGCCCCCGGCAACGCGCAGACGAGCGCCCTCCCGCCCTGTCATTGCCTGTTCGTGCTGAACGTCCAGAACGATTCCGGAGGGACACCCCGTTTGAATCTTCATTTGACCCAGCGAAGCTGCGACGTCGCGCTCGGCATTCCCTACAACATCGCCGGTTACAGCCTGCTCCTGGAGCTCTTCTCGCACTTCGTGGGCCTGCGCCCGGGCCTATTCGGGCACACTCTCATCGATGCGCACATCTACACGGCGAAGCCGGATGGATCCATGTCGGAATACGACCACGTGCCTGGGCTCCGGGAACAGCTCACCCGCGCGCCAAGGACTCTGCCGCGCCTGCGAATCTCACCGGATCTTCGTTCGCTCGATGACATCGAGGCGTTGCTCTCCGAAGATACGGAAACGGTGCTCTCCGCTTTCGAGCTCCTAGGCTACGAGCCCCATCCGGCGATCCCTTTCAAGGTGGCGGTTTGA
- a CDS encoding DUF2959 family protein: MKDFVRKTGILWPVLALVAVVSLPQGVGAQIFGSDPEGLKMTDSLIKKAEDVIKEAVTARGEIEKTLGSYNALFEKTDSKEIRDSYKGIEKGIERSEKQREEVRKKVDEMKVEAEAYFASWSQSIEQITSENLRKRSEERMVETRKHFDGVLNAVEQARGEYEPFITSLKDQWTYLGHDLNPSGIASLKPDAEKLNERGTTLFKKIDDGMKKAGEYIDSLRSARTTTS, encoded by the coding sequence ATGAAGGATTTCGTAAGGAAGACTGGCATTCTCTGGCCGGTGTTGGCTCTCGTCGCGGTGGTGTCTCTACCGCAAGGCGTCGGAGCTCAGATTTTCGGCTCCGACCCCGAAGGCCTCAAGATGACCGACAGCCTCATCAAGAAGGCCGAAGATGTGATCAAGGAAGCCGTAACCGCCCGAGGGGAGATCGAGAAGACCCTGGGTTCCTACAATGCGCTCTTCGAGAAGACCGATTCCAAGGAAATTCGTGACTCCTACAAGGGGATCGAAAAGGGGATCGAGCGAAGCGAAAAGCAGCGGGAAGAAGTTCGCAAGAAGGTGGACGAGATGAAAGTCGAGGCCGAAGCCTACTTCGCGAGCTGGAGCCAGAGCATCGAGCAGATCACGAGCGAGAATCTGCGCAAGCGCAGCGAGGAGCGGATGGTCGAGACGCGAAAGCATTTCGACGGTGTGTTGAACGCGGTCGAGCAGGCTCGCGGAGAATACGAGCCTTTCATCACGAGCCTCAAGGACCAGTGGACCTACCTCGGCCACGATCTGAATCCGAGCGGGATCGCGAGCCTCAAGCCGGACGCGGAGAAATTGAACGAACGGGGAACAACCCTGTTCAAGAAGATCGACGACGGCATGAAGAAGGCGGGCGAGTACATCGACTCGCTGCGCTCGGCCAGGACCACCACGTCCTGA
- the ggt gene encoding gamma-glutamyltransferase produces the protein MSRLTRSLTAVSATIFTLTFFTQFLLAGNAPERARHGMVISQNHLASQVGIDVLKAGGNAIDAAVATAFALAVTHPTAGNIGGGGFLVYRPAVGEPEAYDFREVAPAKASPTMWLDERGEYSYEQHHLSYLSVGVPGTVAGLHLAWKERGSLPWERLLEPSIRLARDGFPVTDALARSLERALERMRQYPASVAQFSKNGRPYELGDTLKQADLSETLIRISENGSAGFYEGKTAELIEKDMMANGGLITREDLKSYQAKRREPVRGTYRGYQIISMPPPSSGGIVLVEMLNILEGYDLRGEGFGAARNLHRMAEAMRRAYSDRARYLGDPDFNRSIPVERLTSKDYAAELRQTIRLDQASSSSPESFVWSSESPETTHFSIVDAERNAVAVTYTLEYGYGSGIVVAGAGFLLNNEMGDFNAGPGLTDANGLIGTEPNLAAPGKRMLSSMTPTIVAKDGELFMVTGSPGGRTIINTVLQTILNVVDHDMNAQEAVDAGRIHHQWLPDRLNYERYGFSPDTLRILNWLGHELRENDSQGVAQVIVVNREDGMLEGGLDRRAADGGAAIY, from the coding sequence ATGAGCAGGTTGACCCGAAGTCTCACGGCCGTTTCCGCCACCATTTTCACACTCACGTTCTTCACCCAGTTCCTTCTGGCAGGAAATGCCCCCGAGCGAGCGCGTCACGGCATGGTGATTTCACAGAATCATCTCGCGTCGCAGGTCGGAATCGACGTGCTGAAGGCGGGTGGCAACGCGATCGACGCCGCCGTGGCGACGGCCTTCGCGCTCGCGGTCACTCATCCGACCGCGGGCAACATCGGAGGGGGAGGCTTTCTCGTCTATCGTCCGGCCGTGGGTGAGCCCGAAGCCTACGATTTCCGGGAAGTGGCTCCGGCGAAAGCGAGTCCCACCATGTGGCTCGACGAGCGCGGTGAGTACAGTTACGAGCAGCACCATCTGAGCTATCTCTCGGTCGGGGTCCCGGGGACGGTGGCGGGCTTGCACCTCGCGTGGAAGGAGCGGGGGAGCCTTCCATGGGAACGGCTCCTCGAGCCTTCCATCCGTCTCGCTCGCGACGGGTTCCCCGTTACCGATGCGCTGGCGCGATCCCTGGAGCGTGCGCTCGAGCGCATGCGCCAGTACCCCGCTTCCGTCGCCCAGTTCTCGAAGAACGGCCGTCCGTACGAGCTCGGGGATACATTGAAGCAGGCCGATCTCTCCGAGACGCTGATCCGGATCTCGGAAAATGGATCCGCGGGATTCTACGAGGGCAAGACCGCCGAGCTCATCGAGAAGGACATGATGGCAAACGGGGGTCTCATAACCAGAGAGGATTTGAAGTCTTACCAGGCCAAGCGGCGGGAGCCGGTTCGCGGTACGTACCGCGGCTACCAGATCATCTCCATGCCGCCGCCGAGCTCGGGAGGCATCGTTCTCGTGGAGATGTTGAACATCCTGGAAGGCTATGACTTGAGAGGTGAAGGATTCGGCGCGGCTCGAAACCTCCATCGGATGGCGGAAGCGATGCGGCGGGCTTACTCCGATCGGGCGCGATATCTAGGCGACCCCGATTTCAACCGTTCCATCCCCGTCGAGCGACTGACGTCGAAAGACTACGCCGCCGAGCTACGCCAGACGATTCGACTCGACCAGGCATCGTCGTCGTCGCCCGAGAGCTTCGTTTGGTCTTCGGAAAGCCCGGAGACGACCCACTTTTCCATCGTCGATGCCGAGCGAAACGCCGTGGCCGTCACTTATACTCTCGAGTACGGTTACGGGTCCGGCATCGTCGTCGCGGGAGCCGGGTTTCTTCTCAACAACGAGATGGGTGATTTCAACGCCGGCCCGGGTCTCACCGATGCGAACGGGCTCATCGGCACCGAGCCCAACCTCGCCGCTCCGGGAAAACGGATGCTCTCGAGCATGACCCCAACGATCGTTGCCAAGGACGGCGAGCTCTTCATGGTGACCGGAAGCCCCGGTGGCAGGACCATCATCAATACCGTGCTCCAGACGATCCTCAACGTGGTGGATCACGACATGAACGCCCAGGAGGCGGTCGACGCTGGTCGCATTCACCACCAATGGCTGCCCGACCGTCTCAACTATGAGCGATACGGCTTCTCCCCCGACACGCTTCGCATCCTGAACTGGCTCGGACACGAGCTTCGCGAAAACGATTCCCAAGGAGTAGCTCAGGTGATAGTCGTAAATCGCGAGGACGGGATGCTCGAAGGCGGGCTCGATCGAAGAGCTGCCGATGGCGGGGCAGCCATCTACTGA
- a CDS encoding Rid family detoxifying hydrolase → MTRGIIAAVSPEGIIGVGGRIPWHYSADLRRFKRLTMGTTVVMGRLTWESLPRKPLAGRRNVVITSRDIEGVECFPTLAEAVDACEGDVWFIGGARIYDEAMCYADVIDLALVPDRIEAKDAVYFPDIDPAVWEAGPIESDPNDPRLKHRIYRKKRRDKVTESRRHEFVSAPELPKPVGPYSPAVRLGDLVFVSGQGGVDPVTGKLGDGVEAQTEQVFENIEAILKAAGSSLQNVVRCGVFLADITEFSRMNAVYERMMAGNRPARTTIQAAALPLGLLVEIDVIAYRSTGA, encoded by the coding sequence TTGACGCGGGGCATCATCGCCGCCGTATCTCCTGAAGGTATCATCGGCGTTGGGGGCCGCATTCCGTGGCACTACTCGGCCGACCTCAGGCGATTCAAGCGCCTGACGATGGGCACAACCGTCGTGATGGGCCGCCTGACCTGGGAGTCCCTCCCTCGGAAACCTCTCGCCGGGCGGCGCAACGTCGTGATCACCTCGCGGGACATCGAGGGCGTGGAGTGCTTTCCCACCTTGGCCGAAGCCGTCGACGCCTGCGAGGGCGACGTGTGGTTCATCGGCGGCGCTCGCATCTACGATGAGGCGATGTGTTACGCCGACGTCATCGACCTGGCGCTGGTCCCCGACCGCATCGAGGCGAAGGACGCCGTCTATTTCCCCGACATCGACCCGGCCGTGTGGGAAGCCGGTCCGATCGAGAGCGACCCCAACGATCCGCGGCTGAAGCACCGCATCTATAGGAAGAAAAGGAGAGACAAGGTGACCGAGTCGAGAAGACACGAATTCGTTTCCGCGCCCGAGCTTCCGAAACCTGTGGGACCCTATTCACCGGCGGTGAGGTTGGGCGACCTCGTGTTCGTATCGGGCCAGGGAGGCGTCGATCCGGTGACGGGAAAGCTCGGCGACGGAGTCGAAGCGCAGACGGAGCAGGTCTTCGAGAACATCGAGGCGATCTTGAAGGCGGCGGGCTCGAGCCTCCAAAACGTCGTCCGCTGCGGCGTGTTTCTCGCCGACATCACCGAGTTCTCGAGGATGAACGCGGTCTATGAAAGAATGATGGCGGGCAATCGTCCCGCTCGCACGACCATTCAAGCCGCCGCCCTTCCGTTGGGACTTCTCGTCGAGATCGACGTAATCGCCTATCGTTCGACGGGAGCGTGA